Part of the Primulina huaijiensis isolate GDHJ02 chromosome 15, ASM1229523v2, whole genome shotgun sequence genome is shown below.
atctttaatttcctTATCATAGCTAAACTCTCTGAATTCTTCTAAAagattcatattttatgatattattaatatattaacattCATAATTATCGATATAAATTctcctaaataatttattaaattctttactttcaattcttaattaaaaaacccataaaatatgttaatattaaactttatattatcatattattgattttttattctTAAAGTGATATACATTACTGCAATCAATGTATATTGTAGTGATAATTCATTAggtattaattatatattaggtggaataaatataaaattttaatatttcatttttgcCTTTGCAACATTTAGAATGTTACATATATGTCCTTATTGAGTTTTTAGATTTAGATTTGTATTGATAAGGAAgtcatttttatcttttcatgATTGAAAAATAAAGCTCATGATCAACACTTTTATAGGTATATAGATAATACATTTACCACAACAGTGGATCAGTGACCATCAGATCAAACATCAAGTaccatatattatttattcgaagtatcaataatttaaaggatttcataaatatttatgcCTGATCAATTTTTGTGGTAAACCAAGATTCTAACCTCCTTTTGGGCTAAATGGTTCCCCTTGAGGTTTCATATGATGGGTGTCGTATAGAATTACTATGGGTCATTCGAAATGACTAAAGGGTAAAAACATGTCTTTCACAACAAATAAAATGGAGTAACCTCAAAATAAGAAAGCTACGATATTTTTCTTCCATTGGTTCGGAAGTAACTTGAACTCAGAAAAGTGAGCTTGTATGTGCCAACTCGGAAGATGTCAATGTAAATTTAATAAAAGGATAACATAATCTCCGGTAAATAAATTTCATCCAAGTTTTTCTAATGCTCCTTATAATGATTGACATCAAAGAGAGCCTCTTTTTATCTACTATTCAGTCGGCTACGAATTGAAATATAAAAGTAGTGCCTTAAGCTCTCAGGGAACCTTTTACATGAGAACCAAATAATCTTCGTTCATCGACTCAAACTCAAAGTCGGACTAAAAAATAGAACTACAGGACCCAGCACCAGACATATTTGACAACTGAAACTCCATTTCAAGAGAATATAACAAGTATCTGACTGAGTAAAAGTAACATAAAAATAAGAAGACGGAAACCACAAATAGTGCaagtaaataaaattcaacaGCAAACAGAATAATCTATACTTTGTAATTGGGTATACTTTGAGTTCAAAGTAACATTAACAGGAAATGTGTGATATGTTGCGTCTCTTGCGTGCCTCAAAAACACGTCTGATTTTCCACTCTTCACAATTCTATCACGGTGTTTTTGTCCTAAAACCATCATTTCCCCATACCAAAACCATTTTAGCCTTATCAAGAGGATACATTCCAGAAAGAAACAGATAAAACTTGCCAAATAGCTTCCCGGTTTCTTTTGAAAAAGATAATATGATTGATTGATCAACAATGCATCCTTTTAACCAATCTCATAGAAAAACGGCAACGCAATTTGGATGTGTGATCTAGAATTGACTAGTTAGGATCCAAAGGCGTAAGTTCTGTCTGGTGAAATCTGAAAGTGAAGGCATGGTGCCGATATTGAATGGTCAATTACTGCTAAATCATATTTTGCATGGACCAAAAGATTTTGTTAGTTTAGCCCACATGGACGATGTACCATAATGAAAACAAGATGACATTTATGGTATATCCCGCTGCAGCACATAACTTGCTAAGTATGAAAATGGTGGGACAACACCACTTGTTCACTGTTACAGACCTAAAGGTATTGGGCCAAAATCAGCGGCTAGTAACGAAGAGAATTTTAGAAGTCGTAGCTTGGGAAACGGgaaaaatgaattataaaaagaaAGGAGTTGGTTAGAGTTGGGGTTGTCGATTACTCTGTTTTCTCTTGTTAAACTAACTTTTCTAGGGAATTGAAGGAAGTAAAATTCCTTGAACAGAGCCAACTCTGGGAAAATATAGCATATCATATGTATTAAACTCTATTACGTTGATTTCCTTCTTATTTGCTTGTCTCCTTAGTTATTTCTTTGCTAAATCATTTCGGGGTCGTAACATTCACATAGGCACGTGGATGCTAATTAGTAAAAATTCTGACATGCTAAGGCACAACATAGACCACGCTTTGAGTTCTCAAAATCGAGAAACTAAAGGAAACAATTGTCTTCTAGCAGAAGATAAGCACCAAGTCAGAGAGAGTGACTTCTCACAGGATCTAAATAAGAAACTATTCTACCTCGGCTCACTCCGTTGGCGACCGACCACTGTCAGATCCGGAAGAACTTTTGCCATCAGAGTCTGTAAAGCATAATATTCATAAGCAGGGTGCACTAGGCTTCCATAATAATTGTGAAAAAACTATTCTAAATTAACCATAACTGgtcgaaaattttatttaagaaagaaaaaaggTAAATGTCAAAGAATACCACTGGATGAAGATCCTGAACTAGCACTAGAGCTACTTGCTCcttgatttttatcatttccTCCAAGCTCTTCTAGTTGAGCTGGAGGTGTGGCTACTTTCTTTTCATCTACTTGTCAATAagataagaaataaaataataattggaCAATAATCAACTATATGTATATGAAATAATGTTTACACGCTAAATTTTTTACCTTTTCTACTTTCTTTTAGTGTTTCTGTAACAACGGAAGCAGGGATCtaggaaaaagagaaaaataaatatgcatTAATAACATCCAAAATAAGATATGCAACACTTGCAAGATACGAGTGAGTTACCTTTTCTTGGGTGTTTCGCTCTGGACCAGCGATTGATTGATTTAAAGATTCAGCCTGTCTCTTGTTTTTGCTCAAACTCTTCTTGTAATTGGTAATAAACCTATCAAGCTCCCAAAGTGTTTCAGTATCAACACAGTCTATGTCAACCTCGATCTCGTCGTCTTGCTGTGAAACCGAGGGATTCCTCTTCCTTATAATGTGAACAACATTCTCAAGCTTCTCAGAAGGTAGACTCTGCAAATTTATGCTAAGTTTTTGCTTTTCATCATATGTCATCTCCCTTTTATTCGGATCTTTTGCCTTAGGTTTCTTTGGAGTAGTAACCTTACCAGATTGAGCAGCGTTCACACGTTTTCGTTTAGGCTCAGCAGAATAGGTAATTGATTCTGATCTATCTAGAGTTCTTTTCTTATCGGGTGCTAGTTTTGACTGTTGAGAAGCCTTCCGCGGGATAGGTGCAGGAGACCCCACATCAAAATCCACAGCAAGCTTCAACTCACGCATGTAATCAGCCTCTATGAGAACCCATTTGTCCTCAAACAGCTGGGCCAACTGTTCAGCCATCACATAAACATCTTGTTCTTTTGGGTTATATGTCATCGCATTTTGAAATGTAAGTCTTACATCCTCGGCAAATTCTACAGGAGACTTGTACCAACTCTGATTTAGCCTGGTTTTCACAGTACCAAGGTCCAtgggtttttttataatttcaaaatagtCGTGCAAACCAAGGCCAGCTGCGTCAACCGGGGTATTAAACACCCAACCATGCTTGTGCTTCATCAATCTTTCTAACAGCGCATTACAACTTTTAAGTATTTGCTTCGGAAACTTCGCGGACACGGATTTGTGCCCCGTATCGCTAGTTCCTCCTTTCTTCCCACTAGACATCAATTTCTTGTTATTTTCTGGTGGAGGAAACTTATCCTTTGCGAGCAAGAACTCTGAATTTCTATACATTTGATTTGCCTTGGGCGTCCTCTTCTCTTTCTCTACACTCTCGCTTCCCCCTTTGCTATTCTCAATTACCGACACACTCAACTGTTTCAACGGCTTGGACGTGTTAGTTGGTCCCACACCCTCCGTTACTTTATTTCCACCACTAATACCATAGGCGCGTGAATCCTTTTCTCCCTCATTCGCCTCGATCTTCCTCATTAAACTTCGTATCATATCCCTTTCACCCTCCAGTTTTCTCCTCAGCTCAAGTGCCTCAGATTTCGACTTGATAGACAGACTTATCCAAACCCTATCTTCCTGCCTCAAAACCCCACCCTTCCCAGGCAACCCATCCCTATTCAGCCCCGAA
Proteins encoded:
- the LOC140959155 gene encoding transcription factor GTE4-like; its protein translation is MLSRGDEGSKEEEKLGERKVYSRKSFKGLKNNKTSSNSTREPPKALAVVPEGLNSLKRLGNSSFDAGSDNFSGLNRDGLPGKGGVLRQEDRVWISLSIKSKSEALELRRKLEGERDMIRSLMRKIEANEGEKDSRAYGISGGNKVTEGVGPTNTSKPLKQLSVSVIENSKGGSESVEKEKRTPKANQMYRNSEFLLAKDKFPPPENNKKLMSSGKKGGTSDTGHKSVSAKFPKQILKSCNALLERLMKHKHGWVFNTPVDAAGLGLHDYFEIIKKPMDLGTVKTRLNQSWYKSPVEFAEDVRLTFQNAMTYNPKEQDVYVMAEQLAQLFEDKWVLIEADYMRELKLAVDFDVGSPAPIPRKASQQSKLAPDKKRTLDRSESITYSAEPKRKRVNAAQSGKVTTPKKPKAKDPNKREMTYDEKQKLSINLQSLPSEKLENVVHIIRKRNPSVSQQDDEIEVDIDCVDTETLWELDRFITNYKKSLSKNKRQAESLNQSIAGPERNTQEKIPASVVTETLKESRKDEKKVATPPAQLEELGGNDKNQGASSSSASSGSSSSDSDGKSSSGSDSGRSPTE